From the genome of Phycodurus eques isolate BA_2022a chromosome 22, UOR_Pequ_1.1, whole genome shotgun sequence, one region includes:
- the fam3c gene encoding protein FAM3C isoform X6 yields MVRTGGIFKLAALVSAFILAIYLAFQLLEIRMDFRLGGVMDKSVLTNEVRHKCGLSKACPVGHFAFKMASGAASVVGPKMCLEDKMLMSAVKNNVGRGINIALVNGRTGELNKTDFFDMWAGNVAPLIQFLKGIEDGTVVMMASFDDPSTKLNDEARKMIADLGSSAINNLGFRDNWIFVGGKGIKTKSPFEQHIKSSADTNKFEGWPEVLEMEGCVPKRED; encoded by the exons ATGGTGCGGACTGGAG GTATTTTCAAGTTGGCAGCGCTTGTCTCCGCATTCATCCTCGCCATCTATCTGGCATTCCAGCTGCTGGAGATCAGGATGGACTTCCGGCTCGGAGGCGTGATGG aCAAATCGGTTCTCACGAACGAAG TTCGACACAAGTGCGGGCTCTCCAAGGCGTGTCCTGTGGGCCATTTCGCCTTCAAAATGGCGAGCGGCGCAGCTAGCGTAGTGGGGCCCAAAATGTGCCTGGAGGACAAAAT gctcaTGAGTGCTGTTAAGAACAACGTGGGACGAGGAATCAACATCGCCCTTGTCAATG GAAGAACAGGAGAGCTGAACAAAACGGACTTCTTCGACATGTGGGCAGGAA ATGTGGCCCCCCTCATTCAGTTCCTGAAGGGAATAGAGGACGGGACGGTGGTCATGATGGCGTCCTTCGACGATCCTTCCACCAA GCTCAATGACGAAGCCCGGAAGATGATTGCCGACCTGGGAAGCTCGGCCATTAACAACTTGGGCTTCCGGGATAACTGGATCTTTGTCGGAGGGAAAGGGATCAAGACCAAGAGTCCATTTGAGCAG CACATCAAGAGCAGCGCAGACACCAACAAGTTCGAGGGCTGGCCGGAGGTCCTTGAGATGGAAGGCTGCGTGCCTAAGAGGGAAGACTGA
- the fam3c gene encoding protein FAM3C isoform X4, whose translation MVRTGGIFKLAALVSAFILAIYLAFQLLEIRMDFRLGGVMDKSVLTNEDKPVRHKCGLSKACPVGHFAFKMASGAASVVGPKMCLEDKMLMSAVKNNVGRGINIALVNGRTGELNKTDFFDMWAGNVAPLIQFLKGIEDGTVVMMASFDDPSTKLNDEARKMIADLGSSAINNLGFRDNWIFVGGKGIKTKSPFEQHIKSSADTNKFEGWPEVLEMEGCVPKRED comes from the exons ATGGTGCGGACTGGAG GTATTTTCAAGTTGGCAGCGCTTGTCTCCGCATTCATCCTCGCCATCTATCTGGCATTCCAGCTGCTGGAGATCAGGATGGACTTCCGGCTCGGAGGCGTGATGG aCAAATCGGTTCTCACGAACGAAG ATAAACCAGTTCGACACAAGTGCGGGCTCTCCAAGGCGTGTCCTGTGGGCCATTTCGCCTTCAAAATGGCGAGCGGCGCAGCTAGCGTAGTGGGGCCCAAAATGTGCCTGGAGGACAAAAT gctcaTGAGTGCTGTTAAGAACAACGTGGGACGAGGAATCAACATCGCCCTTGTCAATG GAAGAACAGGAGAGCTGAACAAAACGGACTTCTTCGACATGTGGGCAGGAA ATGTGGCCCCCCTCATTCAGTTCCTGAAGGGAATAGAGGACGGGACGGTGGTCATGATGGCGTCCTTCGACGATCCTTCCACCAA GCTCAATGACGAAGCCCGGAAGATGATTGCCGACCTGGGAAGCTCGGCCATTAACAACTTGGGCTTCCGGGATAACTGGATCTTTGTCGGAGGGAAAGGGATCAAGACCAAGAGTCCATTTGAGCAG CACATCAAGAGCAGCGCAGACACCAACAAGTTCGAGGGCTGGCCGGAGGTCCTTGAGATGGAAGGCTGCGTGCCTAAGAGGGAAGACTGA
- the fam3c gene encoding protein FAM3C isoform X3, protein MVRTGGIFKLAALVSAFILAIYLAFQLLEIRMDFRLGGVMDKSVLTNEADKPVRHKCGLSKACPVGHFAFKMASGAASVVGPKMCLEDKMLMSAVKNNVGRGINIALVNGRTGELNKTDFFDMWAGNVAPLIQFLKGIEDGTVVMMASFDDPSTKLNDEARKMIADLGSSAINNLGFRDNWIFVGGKGIKTKSPFEQHIKSSADTNKFEGWPEVLEMEGCVPKRED, encoded by the exons ATGGTGCGGACTGGAG GTATTTTCAAGTTGGCAGCGCTTGTCTCCGCATTCATCCTCGCCATCTATCTGGCATTCCAGCTGCTGGAGATCAGGATGGACTTCCGGCTCGGAGGCGTGATGG aCAAATCGGTTCTCACGAACGAAG CAGATAAACCAGTTCGACACAAGTGCGGGCTCTCCAAGGCGTGTCCTGTGGGCCATTTCGCCTTCAAAATGGCGAGCGGCGCAGCTAGCGTAGTGGGGCCCAAAATGTGCCTGGAGGACAAAAT gctcaTGAGTGCTGTTAAGAACAACGTGGGACGAGGAATCAACATCGCCCTTGTCAATG GAAGAACAGGAGAGCTGAACAAAACGGACTTCTTCGACATGTGGGCAGGAA ATGTGGCCCCCCTCATTCAGTTCCTGAAGGGAATAGAGGACGGGACGGTGGTCATGATGGCGTCCTTCGACGATCCTTCCACCAA GCTCAATGACGAAGCCCGGAAGATGATTGCCGACCTGGGAAGCTCGGCCATTAACAACTTGGGCTTCCGGGATAACTGGATCTTTGTCGGAGGGAAAGGGATCAAGACCAAGAGTCCATTTGAGCAG CACATCAAGAGCAGCGCAGACACCAACAAGTTCGAGGGCTGGCCGGAGGTCCTTGAGATGGAAGGCTGCGTGCCTAAGAGGGAAGACTGA
- the fam3c gene encoding protein FAM3C isoform X5, which translates to MVRTGGIFKLAALVSAFILAIYLAFQLLEIRMDFRLGGVMDKSVLTNEGFRHKCGLSKACPVGHFAFKMASGAASVVGPKMCLEDKMLMSAVKNNVGRGINIALVNGRTGELNKTDFFDMWAGNVAPLIQFLKGIEDGTVVMMASFDDPSTKLNDEARKMIADLGSSAINNLGFRDNWIFVGGKGIKTKSPFEQHIKSSADTNKFEGWPEVLEMEGCVPKRED; encoded by the exons ATGGTGCGGACTGGAG GTATTTTCAAGTTGGCAGCGCTTGTCTCCGCATTCATCCTCGCCATCTATCTGGCATTCCAGCTGCTGGAGATCAGGATGGACTTCCGGCTCGGAGGCGTGATGG aCAAATCGGTTCTCACGAACGAAGGTT TTCGACACAAGTGCGGGCTCTCCAAGGCGTGTCCTGTGGGCCATTTCGCCTTCAAAATGGCGAGCGGCGCAGCTAGCGTAGTGGGGCCCAAAATGTGCCTGGAGGACAAAAT gctcaTGAGTGCTGTTAAGAACAACGTGGGACGAGGAATCAACATCGCCCTTGTCAATG GAAGAACAGGAGAGCTGAACAAAACGGACTTCTTCGACATGTGGGCAGGAA ATGTGGCCCCCCTCATTCAGTTCCTGAAGGGAATAGAGGACGGGACGGTGGTCATGATGGCGTCCTTCGACGATCCTTCCACCAA GCTCAATGACGAAGCCCGGAAGATGATTGCCGACCTGGGAAGCTCGGCCATTAACAACTTGGGCTTCCGGGATAACTGGATCTTTGTCGGAGGGAAAGGGATCAAGACCAAGAGTCCATTTGAGCAG CACATCAAGAGCAGCGCAGACACCAACAAGTTCGAGGGCTGGCCGGAGGTCCTTGAGATGGAAGGCTGCGTGCCTAAGAGGGAAGACTGA
- the fam3c gene encoding protein FAM3C isoform X2, with protein sequence MVRTGGIFKLAALVSAFILAIYLAFQLLEIRMDFRLGGVMDKSVLTNEGYKPVRHKCGLSKACPVGHFAFKMASGAASVVGPKMCLEDKMLMSAVKNNVGRGINIALVNGRTGELNKTDFFDMWAGNVAPLIQFLKGIEDGTVVMMASFDDPSTKLNDEARKMIADLGSSAINNLGFRDNWIFVGGKGIKTKSPFEQHIKSSADTNKFEGWPEVLEMEGCVPKRED encoded by the exons ATGGTGCGGACTGGAG GTATTTTCAAGTTGGCAGCGCTTGTCTCCGCATTCATCCTCGCCATCTATCTGGCATTCCAGCTGCTGGAGATCAGGATGGACTTCCGGCTCGGAGGCGTGATGG aCAAATCGGTTCTCACGAACGAAGGTT ATAAACCAGTTCGACACAAGTGCGGGCTCTCCAAGGCGTGTCCTGTGGGCCATTTCGCCTTCAAAATGGCGAGCGGCGCAGCTAGCGTAGTGGGGCCCAAAATGTGCCTGGAGGACAAAAT gctcaTGAGTGCTGTTAAGAACAACGTGGGACGAGGAATCAACATCGCCCTTGTCAATG GAAGAACAGGAGAGCTGAACAAAACGGACTTCTTCGACATGTGGGCAGGAA ATGTGGCCCCCCTCATTCAGTTCCTGAAGGGAATAGAGGACGGGACGGTGGTCATGATGGCGTCCTTCGACGATCCTTCCACCAA GCTCAATGACGAAGCCCGGAAGATGATTGCCGACCTGGGAAGCTCGGCCATTAACAACTTGGGCTTCCGGGATAACTGGATCTTTGTCGGAGGGAAAGGGATCAAGACCAAGAGTCCATTTGAGCAG CACATCAAGAGCAGCGCAGACACCAACAAGTTCGAGGGCTGGCCGGAGGTCCTTGAGATGGAAGGCTGCGTGCCTAAGAGGGAAGACTGA
- the fam3c gene encoding protein FAM3C isoform X1 translates to MVRTGGIFKLAALVSAFILAIYLAFQLLEIRMDFRLGGVMDKSVLTNEGSDKPVRHKCGLSKACPVGHFAFKMASGAASVVGPKMCLEDKMLMSAVKNNVGRGINIALVNGRTGELNKTDFFDMWAGNVAPLIQFLKGIEDGTVVMMASFDDPSTKLNDEARKMIADLGSSAINNLGFRDNWIFVGGKGIKTKSPFEQHIKSSADTNKFEGWPEVLEMEGCVPKRED, encoded by the exons ATGGTGCGGACTGGAG GTATTTTCAAGTTGGCAGCGCTTGTCTCCGCATTCATCCTCGCCATCTATCTGGCATTCCAGCTGCTGGAGATCAGGATGGACTTCCGGCTCGGAGGCGTGATGG aCAAATCGGTTCTCACGAACGAAGGTT CAGATAAACCAGTTCGACACAAGTGCGGGCTCTCCAAGGCGTGTCCTGTGGGCCATTTCGCCTTCAAAATGGCGAGCGGCGCAGCTAGCGTAGTGGGGCCCAAAATGTGCCTGGAGGACAAAAT gctcaTGAGTGCTGTTAAGAACAACGTGGGACGAGGAATCAACATCGCCCTTGTCAATG GAAGAACAGGAGAGCTGAACAAAACGGACTTCTTCGACATGTGGGCAGGAA ATGTGGCCCCCCTCATTCAGTTCCTGAAGGGAATAGAGGACGGGACGGTGGTCATGATGGCGTCCTTCGACGATCCTTCCACCAA GCTCAATGACGAAGCCCGGAAGATGATTGCCGACCTGGGAAGCTCGGCCATTAACAACTTGGGCTTCCGGGATAACTGGATCTTTGTCGGAGGGAAAGGGATCAAGACCAAGAGTCCATTTGAGCAG CACATCAAGAGCAGCGCAGACACCAACAAGTTCGAGGGCTGGCCGGAGGTCCTTGAGATGGAAGGCTGCGTGCCTAAGAGGGAAGACTGA
- the si:dkey-159a18.1 gene encoding LOW QUALITY PROTEIN: sortilin (The sequence of the model RefSeq protein was modified relative to this genomic sequence to represent the inferred CDS: deleted 2 bases in 2 codons), with protein MSRPFPLPTYLPLPLPLPRHSARTHPARGHRLWGSRVLSAAVMIWWRVVALCLLLRFGAETRTRTPSAATSEASGGPAFESCQVSLTPAEHRLLDDNTHETGFNGDDGSYVILTWVGDGTGVILVLSTISAPIDTFLEGGSSRLYRSTDYGKSFHDISKSINRTFIKEEFGVSVGPGSSVILTADTPVVDHPGGIIFTSTDAGATFRFVQLPFHLAQPITYHFLNPDLLVALSIDGALWLSLDFGATWTKVHDGVHSFSWGAGVNLFFSCSKADTMDAEERGDLQLKRTKDLGKTFAVIHEDVYSFGYIGAFLFFSVMEDTRSPRVMYFSSDQGDTFSRALLPSASTEQFYSILDGDDDMLFMHVDNPGDTYFGTMYTSDDRGILFSKSLERHLFDGQRKSDFRNITSLRGVYLTNKLDKDGRIRSVISFNRGGTWHRLSKPQNVECGEEVKNCNLHIHGEHSRINHIVPMLLMSEATAVGLVLAHGTVGDCLSSWQYPDVFVSSDGGYNWRCTLRGPHHYSILDSGGLVVAVEARRKGQVKTIKFSTDEGQCWKSYNFTEQPFFFAGLASEPGTKAMSVSVWGFRPEDDNQPMWVAVTIDFQSLITRACNDLDYGEWLAHSTEGGTSERDGCVLGVKETYRRRKKQAVCRNGRSYVMVKKESPCLCTMEDFLCDYGYRRHMNTSVCVRQHDTHNKTLEMCLNGEEDELLTAGYRKVPSNRCEGGFSPQLAVQTVIRPCGVKPSADSPSAHSTVPVTHFDTPRERLVLILVCAGAGIIVLAAVVSALVAVKRGVYQYRAPNYRFSNLQIQDDHNGAIGDFESANSSNGTSCPQDSDNQNLLQ; from the exons ATGAGCCGTCCCTTCCCTCTTCCCACATACCTGCCTCTGCCTCTGCCTCTG CCCCGCCACTCTGCGCGCACGCATCCCGCCCGAGGACACCGACTGTGGGGCTCCCGAGTTTTGTCC GCAGCGGTCATGATCTGGTGGCGAGTCGTGGCGCTCTGCCTTCTGCTCCGATTCGGGGCCGAAACGCGCACTCGCACTCCCTCCGCGGCCACCTCCGAGGCTTCCGGCGGTCCTGCTTTCGAGTCGTGCCAGGTCAGCCTGACACCAGCCGAGCATCGGCTTCTAGACGACAACACACACGAG ACAGGCTTTAATGGTGACGACGGCTCTTATGTGATTCTCACGTGGGTGGGCGATGGTACCGGG GTCATCCTGGTGTTGTCCACAATCAGCGCTCCCATAGACACATTCCTTGAGGGAGGCTCCTCACGCCTTTATAGAAG TACCGATTACGGCAAGTCCTTTCACGACATCTCGAAGAGCATCAACCGCACTTTTATCAAAGAGGAGTTTGGCGTCAGCGTGGGACCAGGAAGTTCT GTGATATTGACCGCCGACACACCCGTGGTGGACCATCCGGGCGGCATCATTTTCACTTCCACGGACGCCGGTGCCACCTTTCGCTTCGTCCAGCTCCCCTTCCACCTGGCTCAGCCCATCACCTACCACTTCCTCAACCCCGACTTGCTGGTGGCGCTTAGCATCGAC GGCGCGCTGTGGCTCTCGCTGGACTTTGGCGCCACGTGGACAAAAGTGCATGATGGAGTGCATTCTTTCTCATG ggGGGCTGGCGTTAATTTGTTCTTCAGTTGCAGCAAAGCAGATACAA TGGATGCAGAAGAGAGGGGCGATCTGCAGCTGAAGAGGACCAAAGACCTTGGCAAGACCTTCGCCGTCATCCACGAAGATGTCTACAGTTTTGGCTACATCGGAgcctttctcttcttctcaGTCATGGAAGATACG CGATCACCAAGGGTCATGTATTTTTCATCCGACCAAGGAGACACCTTCAGTCGAGCCTTACTTCCGTCAGCCTCCACCGAACAG tttTACTCCATCTTGGACGGCGACGACGACATGCTCTTTATGCATGTGGACAACCCTGGag ACACCTACTTCGGGACAATGTACACGTCAGATGACCGCGGCATCCTGTTTTCCAAGTCCTTGGAGCGCCACTTGTTCGATGGGCAGCGCAAGAGCGATTTCCGGAACATCACGTCGCTCCGCGGCGTGTATCTCACCAACAAACTGGACAAAG ATGGACGAATCAGATCAGTCATTTCATTCAATCGGGGAGGAACGTGGCATCGGCTTTCCAAACCTCAGAATGTGGAATGTGGAGAGGAAGTAAAGAAT TGCAACCTTCATATTCATGGAGAACACAGTCGTATCAATCACATCGTCCCCATGCTCCTAATGTCTGAGGCCACTGCGGTTGGTCTGGTCCTCGCACATG GCACGGTGGGTGATTGCCTGTCGTCGTGGCAGTATCCAGATGTGTTTGTCTCGTCTGACGGGGGTTACAACTGGAGGTGCACGCTGAGGGGTCCCCACCATTACAGCATACTGGACTCTGGCGGGCTTGTTGTGGCTGTGGAGGCGCGGCGCAAAGGACAAGTCAAGACGATCAA GTTCTCGACAGATGAGGGCCAGTGCTGGAAGTCGTACAACTTCACCGAGCAGCCTTTCTTCTTCGCCGGCCTGGCTTCCGAGCCGGGCACCAAGGCCATGAGCGTCAGCGTATGGGGCTTCCGTCCTGAAGACGACAATCAGCCCATGTGGGTGGCGGTCACCATCGACTTTCAGAGCCTCATCACCAGGGCAT GTAATGACCTGGATTATGGGGAGTGGTTGGCGCACTCAACAGAGGGAGGGACTTCGGAGAGGGATGGCTGCGTTCTGGGTGTCAAGGAGACATACCGGAGGAGGAAGAAACAAGCTGTGTGTCGGAATGGTCGCAGCTACGTCATGGTAAAGAAGGAAAGTCCCTGCCTGTGCACCATGGAAGACTTTTTGTG TGATTATGGCTATCGGCGCCACATGAACACATCAGTGTGTGTGCGACAGCACGACACGCACAACAAAACATTGGAGATGTGCCTGAATGGCGAGGAGGACGAGCTCCTGACAGCAGGCTATCGCAAGGTCCCTAGTAATCGCTGCGAGGGGGGATTTTCTCCTCAGCTGGCAGTCCAGACGGTCATCAGACCTTGCGGTGTCAAACCCAGCGCCGATTCACCCTCCGCCCACTCCACCGTGCCGGTGACACACTTTGACACACCG CGAGAGAGGCTGGTGCTGATACTGGTGTGCGCCGGTGCAGGCATCATCGTCCTCGCCGCCGTTGTCTCTGCGCTGGTCGCTGTCAAGAGAGGGGTTTATCAGTACAG GGCACCAAATTATCGCTTCTCCAATCTCCAGATTCAAGATGATCACAATGGAGCCATAGGGGATTTTGAAAGTGCCAACAGCAGCAACGGAACGTCCTGTCCGCAGGACTCAGATAAT caaaatcTTCTGCAGTGA